Proteins encoded within one genomic window of Camelina sativa cultivar DH55 chromosome 19, Cs, whole genome shotgun sequence:
- the LOC104765662 gene encoding beta-glucosidase 43 isoform X1, with the protein MFLFLLFLLWASRSGESFPSGDGVPMDTSDLNRESFPEGFLFGTATSAYQVEGETHQDGRGPSIWDAFVKIPGKIANNATAELTVDQYHRYKEDVDLMQNLNFDAYRFSISWSRIFPEGTGKINWNGVAYYNRLIDYLILKGIKPYANLYHYDLPLALEQKYQGLLSKQVVEDFVDYAEFCFKTFGDRVKNWMTFNEPRVVAALGYDNGIFAPGRCSKAFGNCTDGNSATEPYIVAHHLILAHSAAVQRYRQIYQEKQKGRIGILLDFVWFEPLTSSEADNDAAQRARDFHVGWFIHPIVYGKYPNTMQNIVKERLPKFTEEEVKMVKGSIDFIGINQYTTYFMSDPKISTPPKALGYQQDWNVAFNFAKNGTPIGPRAHSEWLYNVPWGMYKALMYIKEHYGNPTMILSENGMDDPGNITLAQGLNDTTRINYYRDYLAQLKKAVDEGANVTGYFAWSLLDNFEWLSGYTSRFGIVYVDYKDLKRYPKMSALWFKQLLKRDQI; encoded by the exons atgtttctttttctcctcttcctcctctgggCTTCCCGCTCCGGCGAATCTTTTCCGTCCGGAGACGGCGTACCAATGGACACAAGCGATCTTAACAGAGAGAGTTTTCCGGAAGGATTCTTGTTCGGAACAGCCACGTCAGCTTATCAGGTGGAAGGAGAGACCCACCAAGACGGTCGTGGGCCAAGCATTTGGGATGCCTTCGTCAAGATTCCTG GTAAGATAGCTAACAATGCCACGGCTGAGTTAACGGTGGACCAATATCACCGTTACAAG GAAGATGTAGATTTGATGCAGAACCTCAACTTCGATGCCTACAGATTTTCCATTTCATGGTCCAGAATTTTCCCTG AGGGAACCGGCAAAATCAACTGGAATGGAGTTGCCTATTACAACAGATTGATCGATTACTTGATCCTAAAAG GTATAAAACCGTATGCGAATCTGTACCACTACGATCTTCCTCTGGCTTTGGAACAAAAATATCAAGGCCTGCTTAGTAAACAAGTAGT GGAAGATTTTGTGGATTACGCAGAGTTTTGTTTCAAGACATTTGGAGATAGAGTGAAGAATTGGATGACGTTTAACGAGCCGCGTGTTGTAGCTGCTCTAGGTTATGATAACGGCATTTTTGCTCCGGGTCGATGCTCTAAAGCATTTGGAAACTGCACTGATGGTAACTCCGCGACCGAGCCATACATCGTTGCCCATCACCTTATCTTGGCACACTCAGCAGCCGTCCAGAGATACCGCCAAATTTATCAG GAGAAACAAAAGGGAAGGATTGGGATACTACTGGATTTTGTTTGGTTCGAGCCGCTTACGAGTAGTGAAGCAGACAATGACGCTGCTCAAAGAGCAAGAGACTTTCATGTCGGATG GTTTATTCACCCAATAGTGTATGGAAAGTACCCAAATACGATGCAAAACATCGTAAAGGAGAGGCTTCCGAAATTCACCGAGGAAGAGGTGAAAATGGTGAAAGGTTCCATAGATTTCATTGGAATAAACCAATACACGACTTATTTCATGTCCGATCCTAAAATATCCACACCACCCAAGGCTTTGGGTTATCAACAAGATTGGAACGTCGCTTTTAACT TTGCAAAGAATGGGACACCAATTGGTCCAAgg GCACATTCGGAATGGTTATACAATGTTCCGTGGGGAATGTACAAGGCATTGATGTACATTAAGGAACATTATGGTAACCCAACTATGATTCTCTCAGAAAATG GAATGGATGATCCGGGCAACATCACTCTAGCGCAAGGACTAAATGATACAACGAGAATAAATTATTATAGAGACTACTTAGCGCAGCTTAAAAAGGCAGTAGACGAGGGAGCCAATGTAACTGGATATTTCGCATGGTCATTGCTTGATAATTTCGAATGGTTATCAGGATATACCTCAAG GTTTGGAATTGTGTACGTGGATTACAAGGACTTGAAGAGATACCCCAAGATGTCTGCGTTATGGTTCAAACAACTACTGAAACGGGATCAAATCTGA
- the LOC104765662 gene encoding beta-glucosidase 43 isoform X2 → MVQNFPCLWKTEGTGKINWNGVAYYNRLIDYLILKGIKPYANLYHYDLPLALEQKYQGLLSKQVVEDFVDYAEFCFKTFGDRVKNWMTFNEPRVVAALGYDNGIFAPGRCSKAFGNCTDGNSATEPYIVAHHLILAHSAAVQRYRQIYQEKQKGRIGILLDFVWFEPLTSSEADNDAAQRARDFHVGWFIHPIVYGKYPNTMQNIVKERLPKFTEEEVKMVKGSIDFIGINQYTTYFMSDPKISTPPKALGYQQDWNVAFNFAKNGTPIGPRAHSEWLYNVPWGMYKALMYIKEHYGNPTMILSENGMDDPGNITLAQGLNDTTRINYYRDYLAQLKKAVDEGANVTGYFAWSLLDNFEWLSGYTSRFGIVYVDYKDLKRYPKMSALWFKQLLKRDQI, encoded by the exons ATGGTCCAGAATTTTCCCTG CTTATGGAAAACAGAGGGAACCGGCAAAATCAACTGGAATGGAGTTGCCTATTACAACAGATTGATCGATTACTTGATCCTAAAAG GTATAAAACCGTATGCGAATCTGTACCACTACGATCTTCCTCTGGCTTTGGAACAAAAATATCAAGGCCTGCTTAGTAAACAAGTAGT GGAAGATTTTGTGGATTACGCAGAGTTTTGTTTCAAGACATTTGGAGATAGAGTGAAGAATTGGATGACGTTTAACGAGCCGCGTGTTGTAGCTGCTCTAGGTTATGATAACGGCATTTTTGCTCCGGGTCGATGCTCTAAAGCATTTGGAAACTGCACTGATGGTAACTCCGCGACCGAGCCATACATCGTTGCCCATCACCTTATCTTGGCACACTCAGCAGCCGTCCAGAGATACCGCCAAATTTATCAG GAGAAACAAAAGGGAAGGATTGGGATACTACTGGATTTTGTTTGGTTCGAGCCGCTTACGAGTAGTGAAGCAGACAATGACGCTGCTCAAAGAGCAAGAGACTTTCATGTCGGATG GTTTATTCACCCAATAGTGTATGGAAAGTACCCAAATACGATGCAAAACATCGTAAAGGAGAGGCTTCCGAAATTCACCGAGGAAGAGGTGAAAATGGTGAAAGGTTCCATAGATTTCATTGGAATAAACCAATACACGACTTATTTCATGTCCGATCCTAAAATATCCACACCACCCAAGGCTTTGGGTTATCAACAAGATTGGAACGTCGCTTTTAACT TTGCAAAGAATGGGACACCAATTGGTCCAAgg GCACATTCGGAATGGTTATACAATGTTCCGTGGGGAATGTACAAGGCATTGATGTACATTAAGGAACATTATGGTAACCCAACTATGATTCTCTCAGAAAATG GAATGGATGATCCGGGCAACATCACTCTAGCGCAAGGACTAAATGATACAACGAGAATAAATTATTATAGAGACTACTTAGCGCAGCTTAAAAAGGCAGTAGACGAGGGAGCCAATGTAACTGGATATTTCGCATGGTCATTGCTTGATAATTTCGAATGGTTATCAGGATATACCTCAAG GTTTGGAATTGTGTACGTGGATTACAAGGACTTGAAGAGATACCCCAAGATGTCTGCGTTATGGTTCAAACAACTACTGAAACGGGATCAAATCTGA
- the LOC104765662 gene encoding beta-glucosidase 43 isoform X3 has product MTFNEPRVVAALGYDNGIFAPGRCSKAFGNCTDGNSATEPYIVAHHLILAHSAAVQRYRQIYQEKQKGRIGILLDFVWFEPLTSSEADNDAAQRARDFHVGWFIHPIVYGKYPNTMQNIVKERLPKFTEEEVKMVKGSIDFIGINQYTTYFMSDPKISTPPKALGYQQDWNVAFNFAKNGTPIGPRAHSEWLYNVPWGMYKALMYIKEHYGNPTMILSENGMDDPGNITLAQGLNDTTRINYYRDYLAQLKKAVDEGANVTGYFAWSLLDNFEWLSGYTSRFGIVYVDYKDLKRYPKMSALWFKQLLKRDQI; this is encoded by the exons ATGACGTTTAACGAGCCGCGTGTTGTAGCTGCTCTAGGTTATGATAACGGCATTTTTGCTCCGGGTCGATGCTCTAAAGCATTTGGAAACTGCACTGATGGTAACTCCGCGACCGAGCCATACATCGTTGCCCATCACCTTATCTTGGCACACTCAGCAGCCGTCCAGAGATACCGCCAAATTTATCAG GAGAAACAAAAGGGAAGGATTGGGATACTACTGGATTTTGTTTGGTTCGAGCCGCTTACGAGTAGTGAAGCAGACAATGACGCTGCTCAAAGAGCAAGAGACTTTCATGTCGGATG GTTTATTCACCCAATAGTGTATGGAAAGTACCCAAATACGATGCAAAACATCGTAAAGGAGAGGCTTCCGAAATTCACCGAGGAAGAGGTGAAAATGGTGAAAGGTTCCATAGATTTCATTGGAATAAACCAATACACGACTTATTTCATGTCCGATCCTAAAATATCCACACCACCCAAGGCTTTGGGTTATCAACAAGATTGGAACGTCGCTTTTAACT TTGCAAAGAATGGGACACCAATTGGTCCAAgg GCACATTCGGAATGGTTATACAATGTTCCGTGGGGAATGTACAAGGCATTGATGTACATTAAGGAACATTATGGTAACCCAACTATGATTCTCTCAGAAAATG GAATGGATGATCCGGGCAACATCACTCTAGCGCAAGGACTAAATGATACAACGAGAATAAATTATTATAGAGACTACTTAGCGCAGCTTAAAAAGGCAGTAGACGAGGGAGCCAATGTAACTGGATATTTCGCATGGTCATTGCTTGATAATTTCGAATGGTTATCAGGATATACCTCAAG GTTTGGAATTGTGTACGTGGATTACAAGGACTTGAAGAGATACCCCAAGATGTCTGCGTTATGGTTCAAACAACTACTGAAACGGGATCAAATCTGA